Proteins found in one Quercus robur chromosome 2, dhQueRobu3.1, whole genome shotgun sequence genomic segment:
- the LOC126714448 gene encoding probable mitochondrial-processing peptidase subunit beta, mitochondrial, which produces MAMKHLLSLSRRSHRAVSSALSQTVRSSSTSPAIATPSSAPAASPPPPTAMIYDRLAEAIKAKIKQLDNPDPRFLKYGSPHPELTDHTRILSAPETRVTTLPNGLRVATESNLAAKTATVGVWIDAGSRFETDETNGTAHFLEHMIFKGTEKRTARQLEEEIENMGGHLNAYTSREQTTYYARVMDKDVPRALDILADILQNSKFDDNRINRERDVILREMEEVEGQTEEVIFDHLHATAFQYTPLGRTILGPAQNIKTITKDHLQSYIQTHYTAPRMVIAASGAVKHEEIVEQVKKLFTKLSSDPTTATQLVAKEPTDFTGSEVRIIDDDIPLAQFAVAFSGASWTDPDSIALMVMQAMLGSWNKSASGGKHMGSELAQRVGINEIAESMMSFNTNYKDTGLFGVYAVAKPDCLDDLAYAIMYETTKLCYRVSEADVTRARNQLKSSLLLHIDGTSPVAEDIGRQLLTYGRRIPFAELFARIDAVDASAIKRVANRFIWDKEIAIAAMGPIQSLPDYNWFRRRTYWNRY; this is translated from the exons ATGGCGATGAAGCACCTCTTGTCTCTATCTCGCCGGTCCCACCGGGCGGTATCATCAGCTCTATCCCAGACCGTCCGATCATCCTCAACCTCACCCGCGATCGCCACACCTTCATCAGCCCCAGCCGCCTCCCCTCCTCCGCCAACTGCCATGATCTACGACCGCCTAGCCGAAGCCATCAAAGCCAAGATCAAGCAGCTCGACAACCCGGACCCCCGGTTCCTCAAATACGGGTCGCCCCACCCGGAGCTAACGGACCACACTCGGATCCTCTCGGCTCCGGAGACCCGCGTAACCACCTTGCCTAACGGTCTCCGCGTCGCCACCGAATCGAACCTGGCTGCGAAGACCGCCACCGTCGGGGTTTGGATCGACGCCGGGTCGAGATTCGAGACCGACGAGACCAACGGCACGGCTCATTTCTTGGAGCATATGATATTTAAAGGGACGGAGAAGCGGACCGCGAGGCAGTTGGAAGAGGAGATCGAGAATATGGGAGGTCATCTCAATGCCTACACTTCGAGAGAGCAGACCACATACTATGCTAGAGTCATGGACAAGGACGTGCCTCGGGCGCTCGATATCTTGGCCGATATCTTGCAGAATTCTAAGTTTGATGATAACCGCATTAACCGCGAGCGCGACGTGATTCTCAGGGAAATGGAGGAG GTTGAGGGGCAAACTGAGGAAGTTATTTTCGATCATTTGCATGCGACTGCGTTTCAGTACACTCCTTTGGGTAGAACTATTCTTGGACCTGCTCAAAATATTAAGACAATCACTAAAGATCATCTCCAGAGCTATATACAAACACACTATACAGCTCCCAGAATG GTCATTGCTGCTTCTGGAGCTGTGAAGCATGAGGAAATTGTTGAGCAagtaaaaaaattgttcacaaaGTTGTCATCAGATCCCACCACAGCTACTCAGTTAGTTGCAAAAGAACCAACGGATTTTACTGGTTCCGAG GTTAGGATAATTGATGATGATATTCCTTTGGCACAATTCGCGGTTGCTTTTAGCGGAGCATCTTGGACAGATCCAGATTCCATTGCTCTGATGGTCATGCAGGCTATGTTGGGTTCATGGAACAAAAGTGCCAGTGGAGGAAAGCACATGGG TTCTGAGCTTGCACAAAGGGTTGGCATTAATGAAATTGCAGAGAGCATGATGTCGTTTAACACCAATTATAAAGACACTGGTCTATTTGGTGTTTATGCTGTTGCTAAG CCGGATTGCTTGGATGATTTAGCATATGCAATAATGTATGAGACAACCAAGTTATGTTATCGAGTTTCTGAAGCTGATGTAACTCGTGCACGTAATCAG TTAAAATCTTCTCTTCTGCTGCACATAGATGGGACAAGTCCTGTAGCTGAAGATATTGGGCGCCAG CTACTTACATACGGCCGAAGAATACCATTCGCAGAGTTGTTTGCCAGAATTGATGCTGTTGATGCAAGCGCCATTAAACGTGTTGCAAACCGATTTATTTGGGACAAG GAAATTGCAATTGCTGCCATGGGGCCCATCCAGAGTTTGCCTGACTACAACTGGTTCAGACGCAGGACCTACTGGAACCGCTACTAG